In Methanobacterium paludis, the following proteins share a genomic window:
- a CDS encoding Mur ligase family protein, producing the protein MSKDVENMSEPGSNMENETSSRTGKESSDDEGQLPQDGTYGVVGVCGVVGNLIARVLMDHGFKVTCTDMKPEAECKFGYTLEPYIKKYSPTIYFSGHPESFLTESDYILPPPSLSKTSKLFKRIEESGTNILEVGDVLRWVKPDKPVICITGTNGKTTTTTLLKHICRSAGLEPTEHGFRDLQGNIDYIPALQGRLNGDVAVLETGTFGVPEDLKRVIERSEPSCGIITNITPDHLDKDQDFLSYANIKGDFIEYLKNKQLIVNSDDPTLWGLIKSKNCFNVVSFGMDSQSTVKGMKKCWCGREISLDETISGVGYYECECGLKRSEPDYLATDINESGFTLKTPHGSMKLNPKIMGLHNIYNILGAVAGAVEFFKIPLEDLKEAVESFEGVPGRLEHMFTFNEKDVIVDYGHNPAGVETVLRELKKVYNKLTAVVTISSESGASGDEEIFRKVLELADFVVPASSSSRTAAEKHLPNDKIVMTSRSLEKFREGTLGATQDQVIEGLKRGLKCDACAVVCLGEAAFKYKESIMSLKTIEL; encoded by the coding sequence ATGAGTAAAGACGTAGAAAACATGAGTGAACCCGGTTCAAACATGGAAAATGAAACATCTTCAAGAACAGGCAAAGAATCATCAGATGATGAAGGACAGCTTCCACAAGATGGCACCTATGGAGTTGTGGGTGTCTGTGGTGTGGTTGGAAACCTCATTGCAAGGGTGCTCATGGATCATGGCTTCAAAGTTACCTGCACGGACATGAAACCTGAGGCTGAGTGCAAATTCGGGTACACGTTAGAGCCCTACATAAAAAAGTACAGTCCCACCATATACTTTTCAGGCCATCCTGAGTCATTTTTAACTGAATCAGATTATATACTACCTCCACCAAGCCTTTCAAAAACTTCAAAGCTCTTTAAAAGGATAGAGGAAAGTGGAACAAACATTTTAGAAGTTGGGGATGTTTTGAGGTGGGTTAAGCCGGATAAACCAGTTATTTGTATCACAGGAACGAACGGTAAAACCACAACAACCACCCTGTTAAAACATATATGCAGATCTGCGGGTCTGGAACCAACAGAACACGGTTTCAGAGATCTTCAGGGAAACATTGATTACATACCAGCTTTACAGGGAAGGCTCAATGGAGATGTGGCAGTACTTGAAACTGGAACCTTCGGAGTTCCAGAAGATCTTAAACGAGTGATAGAACGCTCGGAACCTTCCTGTGGCATCATTACTAACATTACTCCTGATCACCTTGATAAAGATCAGGACTTTTTAAGCTACGCAAACATAAAGGGAGATTTCATTGAATACCTGAAAAATAAACAGCTAATTGTGAACTCAGATGATCCAACCCTTTGGGGCTTGATCAAGTCTAAAAACTGTTTTAATGTTGTAAGTTTTGGTATGGATTCCCAATCCACAGTGAAAGGTATGAAAAAATGTTGGTGTGGCCGTGAAATTTCCCTTGATGAGACCATATCTGGTGTTGGTTACTACGAGTGCGAATGTGGACTTAAAAGGTCCGAACCTGATTATTTGGCAACAGATATAAATGAGAGTGGCTTTACGCTGAAAACACCCCACGGTTCTATGAAGTTAAATCCAAAGATCATGGGTCTCCACAACATTTACAACATTCTGGGGGCTGTTGCAGGGGCTGTTGAATTTTTCAAAATACCCCTGGAGGATTTAAAAGAAGCTGTTGAAAGTTTTGAAGGGGTTCCAGGACGTCTTGAGCACATGTTCACCTTCAATGAAAAGGACGTTATCGTTGACTATGGACACAACCCTGCAGGTGTTGAAACCGTGCTGAGGGAGCTTAAAAAGGTTTATAATAAATTGACCGCCGTCGTTACCATTTCATCAGAGTCTGGTGCGTCAGGCGATGAGGAAATATTCAGAAAGGTCCTTGAACTTGCAGATTTTGTTGTTCCGGCATCAAGCAGTTCAAGAACAGCAGCAGAAAAACATTTACCCAACGACAAAATAGTAATGACCAGTAGATCACTGGAAAAATTCAGAGAGGGAACACTTGGAGCAACACAGGATCAGGTGATTGAAGGGTTGAAAAGGGGTCTAAAATGTGATGCCTGTGCAGTTGTGTGCCTTGGTGAAGCCGCCTTCAAGTACAAAGAATCAATCATGTCCCTGAAAACCATTGAACTGTGA
- the cobK gene encoding precorrin-6A reductase — protein sequence MKQDGRYANESNYDGGCIMNVIVMAGTSDSVRIIEKLRDFKDIEIFATTTTRYGAELAKSAGAHDVISHGLRDEEIVDLINKKNIDLLVDATHPFAVEATKNALKSVHKTGIKYFRFERPQIIVPESEFVHEVQSFEDAASKVIELTDKSVSINRKIMHLAGVSTIHYLTEVMESERIIARVIPSVFSIKKCLEMDLPGENIIAMQGTFSKEFNKALMEEYNVSLIVTKESGESGGTPSKIEAAIELGIPIIIVVRPEVLELENETVFNDIDDICDEIMFFRHVL from the coding sequence ATGAAACAGGATGGCAGGTACGCAAATGAAAGCAATTATGATGGTGGGTGCATAATGAATGTAATTGTAATGGCAGGTACATCTGATTCGGTTCGCATTATAGAAAAACTCCGCGACTTTAAAGATATTGAAATATTCGCTACAACAACAACAAGGTATGGTGCAGAACTTGCAAAATCTGCAGGTGCCCATGATGTTATATCACATGGACTTCGAGACGAGGAAATTGTTGATCTTATAAATAAAAAAAATATAGATCTGTTGGTAGATGCGACCCATCCATTTGCAGTTGAAGCGACTAAAAATGCCTTAAAATCAGTTCATAAAACTGGAATAAAATATTTTAGGTTTGAAAGGCCACAAATTATCGTTCCGGAAAGTGAATTTGTACATGAAGTTCAATCCTTTGAAGACGCTGCATCAAAGGTTATTGAGTTGACTGATAAATCCGTATCCATAAATAGAAAAATAATGCATCTTGCAGGGGTTTCGACCATCCATTACCTTACGGAAGTTATGGAATCAGAACGGATCATTGCGAGGGTTATCCCTTCTGTCTTTTCCATTAAAAAATGTCTTGAAATGGACCTTCCTGGTGAGAATATAATTGCCATGCAGGGAACTTTCTCCAAAGAGTTTAACAAGGCTTTGATGGAAGAGTACAACGTATCTTTAATTGTTACCAAGGAAAGTGGTGAAAGTGGTGGAACTCCTTCAAAAATAGAAGCTGCAATTGAACTGGGGATTCCTATAATTATTGTTGTAAGGCCAGAAGTTCTAGAACTTGAAAATGAAACTGTTTTTAATGATATTGATGATATTTGTGATGAAATAATGTTTTTTAGGCATGTTCTATAA
- a CDS encoding proteasome-activating nucleotidase, translating into MDPKIEDLKKEIKILKEENTKTKRNLMWKVRKLEKDKVLIENEKMRLDREAKTLRGEIERFRSPPLVIATVTEVLDDGRVVVKSSTGPNFVIGYSRFLNKKELEPGVRVALNQQTFSIVHILPSEKDPLVMGMEVEEKPDVSYKQIGGLEDQVVEIKETVELPLKKPELFTNIGIEPPKGVLLYGPPGTGKTLLAKAVAHETNATFIKIVAAEFVRKYIGEGARLVRGVFELAKEKAPSIIFIDEIDAIAAKRLKSSTSGDREVQRTLMQLLAEMDGFEARGDVGLVAATNRPDILDPALLRPGRFDRFIEVPVPNEDGRMEILKIHTKNMSLDEEVDIRLIASLTEGASGADLRAVCTEAGMFAIREERSTVTVNDFMDAIDKIIGMEREEEMKREAGVMFG; encoded by the coding sequence ATGGACCCAAAGATAGAAGATCTTAAAAAGGAAATAAAGATCCTCAAAGAGGAGAATACTAAAACAAAACGTAACTTAATGTGGAAAGTGCGAAAACTCGAAAAGGACAAAGTCCTAATCGAAAATGAGAAAATGAGACTGGACAGAGAAGCAAAAACTCTGAGAGGAGAAATTGAAAGGTTCAGATCACCGCCACTTGTAATAGCCACAGTAACAGAAGTTTTAGACGATGGAAGGGTTGTTGTCAAAAGTAGTACTGGCCCTAACTTTGTTATTGGATACTCACGATTCTTAAATAAAAAAGAACTTGAACCTGGAGTAAGAGTAGCACTCAACCAGCAGACATTCAGCATAGTTCATATCTTACCATCAGAAAAAGACCCATTGGTAATGGGTATGGAAGTAGAAGAAAAACCAGATGTAAGCTATAAACAGATAGGTGGATTAGAGGACCAGGTAGTCGAAATAAAAGAAACAGTAGAACTTCCTCTTAAAAAACCCGAACTATTCACCAACATTGGAATTGAACCACCAAAAGGTGTCCTTCTTTACGGACCACCAGGAACCGGTAAAACTCTGCTTGCAAAGGCAGTTGCCCACGAAACCAATGCAACCTTCATAAAGATAGTAGCAGCTGAATTTGTCAGAAAATACATAGGCGAAGGTGCAAGACTTGTCAGGGGCGTTTTCGAACTTGCAAAAGAGAAAGCACCAAGCATAATATTCATAGATGAGATCGACGCTATCGCAGCCAAAAGACTAAAAAGTTCAACAAGCGGTGATAGAGAAGTTCAGAGAACTCTTATGCAGTTACTTGCAGAAATGGATGGTTTCGAAGCCAGGGGTGATGTTGGACTGGTTGCAGCAACCAACAGACCAGACATACTTGACCCTGCATTACTACGTCCAGGACGTTTCGACAGATTCATAGAAGTTCCTGTTCCAAATGAAGATGGTAGAATGGAGATACTTAAGATTCACACCAAAAACATGTCTTTGGATGAAGAAGTGGACATAAGACTCATTGCATCTCTTACTGAGGGAGCATCAGGAGCAGACCTCAGAGCAGTATGTACCGAAGCAGGTATGTTCGCAATAAGAGAAGAAAGGTCCACAGTTACAGTTAACGACTTCATGGACGCCATCGACAAAATAATCGGCATGGAACGCGAAGAAGAAATGAAAAGAGAAGCGGGAGTTATGTTCGGATAG
- a CDS encoding calcium-translocating P-type ATPase, PMCA-type, whose protein sequence is MKWQNLSVDEVLKNVESNYNGLTAEEASKRIPKYGKNELVEEEKPGPFKRFLGQFKDFLIILLIVAALAAAFIGDTTDAAVIFVVVVLNAVVGFMQENRAEEAMEKLKGMSSTEAVVVRDAENQKIAAAELTIGDVVVIEEGDNIPADIRILKSYDLLIDESALTGESKPVHKDENTVSEEDTKNLAFMDTSVSSGRGRGVVVEIGMNTAIGKIAEMIQEEEAKTPLQERITGLGKMMGIIALVVCSAIFALQFFKGVPLVENFMTAVALAVAAVPEGLPAILTLTLALGMQRMAKSNAVVRKLLAVETLGSCTTICTDKTGTLTKNKMTVRQTKITYPEMVYKISALCNNSSMSKGKIIGDPTDGAVLIFADENGYNREELEKTHRRVFEIPLDSERKRMTTVNEWDGERYVLTKGAPEIVLQRCSRVETDGEISDITQENKDEVLNDLKEMTSEALRVLAFAYRKVKPGEGFDDKEALENDLIFVGLVGMMDPPRKEAQDAVTLCKKAGINVVMITGDHKDTAAAIAFEIGILNGGKVLTGSDLDKLNDDEFKEMVEDVNVYARVFPEQKVRIVEALRSRGQVVSMTGDGVNDAPALKKAAIGVAMGSGTDVAKESADMLLQDDNFATIVKAVKEGRTIFDNIKRFVKFQLSTNIGAILTITVASISNLPIPFNPIQILWINIIMDGPPAQSLGVEPSEADVMERPPSKGNILNKKNLTRIAIAGVVMSIGTLILYYFELKSGVPVIKATTIAFTVFVMFQIFNVFNCKAKGMVPNKTLIIAVAASFLLQVCVIYVPLLQGIFRTTALSLVDWGLILVVAALIFVSEFISERILNEWG, encoded by the coding sequence ATGAAATGGCAGAATTTAAGCGTTGATGAAGTTTTGAAAAATGTTGAATCCAATTACAACGGATTAACGGCAGAAGAAGCCAGTAAACGTATTCCTAAATATGGGAAGAACGAACTGGTTGAAGAAGAAAAACCAGGTCCCTTTAAGCGGTTTTTAGGACAGTTTAAAGATTTTCTTATAATATTACTGATTGTTGCAGCTCTAGCTGCTGCATTCATAGGTGACACCACAGATGCTGCCGTAATATTTGTGGTTGTTGTTTTAAATGCAGTTGTGGGCTTTATGCAGGAGAACCGTGCTGAAGAAGCAATGGAAAAGCTCAAAGGAATGAGTTCCACAGAAGCTGTTGTTGTACGTGACGCTGAAAATCAGAAAATAGCTGCAGCAGAGCTTACAATTGGTGATGTTGTTGTTATTGAAGAAGGAGACAACATACCTGCAGATATAAGAATATTAAAAAGTTATGACCTTTTAATAGATGAATCTGCATTAACTGGGGAGTCAAAACCTGTTCATAAGGATGAAAACACCGTATCTGAAGAGGACACAAAAAATCTTGCATTCATGGACACAAGTGTTTCATCCGGAAGAGGAAGGGGTGTTGTTGTTGAAATCGGAATGAATACTGCTATAGGTAAGATTGCAGAGATGATCCAGGAAGAAGAAGCTAAAACACCCCTCCAGGAAAGGATAACTGGCCTTGGAAAGATGATGGGTATTATAGCATTAGTTGTGTGTTCTGCAATATTCGCACTCCAGTTCTTCAAGGGTGTTCCACTGGTTGAAAACTTTATGACTGCGGTTGCACTGGCAGTAGCCGCAGTACCTGAAGGACTCCCTGCAATTTTGACTTTAACACTGGCACTTGGAATGCAGAGAATGGCCAAAAGCAATGCAGTCGTAAGAAAACTTCTTGCTGTGGAAACACTGGGTTCATGCACAACCATCTGTACAGATAAAACAGGGACCCTAACCAAGAACAAAATGACGGTTCGCCAGACTAAGATCACGTATCCTGAAATGGTGTATAAAATCTCAGCACTCTGTAACAATTCCAGCATGTCTAAAGGTAAGATTATTGGAGATCCAACAGATGGTGCAGTATTGATCTTTGCAGATGAAAATGGATACAACAGAGAAGAGCTTGAAAAAACCCACAGAAGAGTCTTTGAAATCCCCCTTGACAGTGAAAGAAAAAGAATGACCACTGTAAATGAATGGGATGGTGAAAGGTATGTACTTACCAAAGGTGCTCCTGAAATAGTTCTCCAACGATGCAGTCGTGTGGAAACTGATGGAGAAATTTCAGACATCACACAGGAAAATAAAGATGAAGTCCTCAACGACCTGAAAGAGATGACGTCTGAAGCTCTCAGAGTCTTAGCATTTGCCTACAGGAAAGTTAAACCAGGGGAAGGTTTTGATGATAAAGAGGCTTTAGAGAACGATCTTATATTTGTTGGTCTTGTGGGAATGATGGATCCACCACGTAAAGAAGCCCAGGATGCTGTTACATTATGTAAAAAGGCAGGCATCAATGTTGTGATGATAACAGGGGATCATAAGGATACGGCGGCAGCTATAGCTTTTGAGATAGGAATATTAAATGGTGGAAAAGTTCTTACAGGTTCTGACCTTGACAAATTGAATGATGATGAATTTAAGGAAATGGTTGAGGATGTGAATGTTTATGCGAGGGTTTTTCCTGAACAGAAGGTTCGTATCGTTGAAGCGTTGAGATCAAGGGGACAGGTGGTGTCCATGACAGGAGATGGTGTAAATGATGCACCCGCCCTTAAAAAGGCTGCGATTGGTGTTGCAATGGGTTCAGGCACAGATGTTGCAAAAGAATCTGCTGACATGCTCCTTCAAGACGACAACTTTGCCACCATAGTTAAGGCAGTTAAAGAAGGACGTACTATCTTTGATAACATAAAACGTTTTGTAAAATTCCAGCTTTCAACAAACATTGGGGCAATACTCACGATAACTGTTGCATCAATTTCTAACTTACCCATACCCTTTAATCCAATTCAAATACTCTGGATAAACATAATAATGGACGGCCCTCCTGCCCAGTCTCTGGGTGTTGAACCATCGGAGGCAGATGTTATGGAGCGCCCTCCAAGTAAGGGAAATATTCTCAATAAAAAGAATCTCACGAGGATAGCAATTGCTGGAGTTGTAATGAGCATAGGAACGCTCATATTGTATTATTTCGAACTTAAAAGTGGTGTACCTGTCATTAAGGCAACAACCATAGCTTTCACAGTATTTGTGATGTTCCAAATATTCAACGTGTTCAACTGCAAAGCCAAAGGCATGGTACCTAACAAAACACTTATCATTGCTGTTGCAGCTTCATTCCTGCTTCAAGTATGTGTTATTTACGTGCCGTTACTTCAGGGCATATTCCGGACAACTGCCCTCTCACTTGTGGATTGGGGACTTATCTTGGTGGTTGCAGCCTTGATATTTGTAAGTGAGTTCATTTCAGAGAGGATATTAAATGAATGGGGATAA
- a CDS encoding TMEM175 family protein: MSEYEGSSPYMDTSRLETLVDGIFAIAMTLLVLGLAVPQINGPLSNMAVQTALYNILPNFISLVISFILLAIFWKIHHRIFKQIKMMNGTLLWINMIWLLFIVLVPFSASLTGDYGQFPISNVIFNVNMLGIASLLYLNWHYATRSNFIHEKVDDNQITFTKRINLSFVILAVLAIFLSFIIPQWSSIVYLFTIPLEMILKGL, translated from the coding sequence ATGAGTGAGTATGAAGGTTCCAGTCCATATATGGACACAAGCCGTCTTGAAACACTGGTGGATGGCATATTTGCCATTGCAATGACTTTACTGGTTTTGGGATTAGCTGTTCCCCAAATTAATGGCCCATTATCGAATATGGCAGTTCAAACTGCCCTTTATAACATTTTACCTAACTTTATTTCGTTAGTTATAAGTTTCATCCTGCTAGCGATCTTTTGGAAAATACATCATCGTATTTTCAAACAGATAAAAATGATGAACGGCACACTATTATGGATAAATATGATCTGGCTTTTATTTATCGTATTGGTTCCATTTTCAGCAAGTTTAACTGGAGATTACGGGCAATTTCCTATTTCTAACGTTATTTTCAATGTAAACATGCTGGGGATAGCATCCCTTCTATATTTGAACTGGCATTACGCCACTCGAAGTAACTTTATTCATGAAAAAGTAGATGATAACCAAATAACATTCACTAAAAGAATTAACCTTTCTTTCGTTATTCTTGCAGTTTTAGCAATATTTCTTTCATTTATAATCCCTCAATGGTCTTCGATAGTGTACTTATTCACCATACCATTAGAAATGATATTAAAAGGATTATGA
- a CDS encoding Mur ligase family protein, with the protein MVRPNNHLLKLYAIQRFKTHRARFQESQGNINYIPPLQGRLDGDVAILKTGTFGIPGDLKLMVERCEPSCGVLTNITSDHLENRHDFVNYAQNIP; encoded by the coding sequence ATGGTAAGACCAAACAACCACTTACTTAAACTATATGCGATCCAAAGGTTTAAAACCCACAGAGCACGGTTTCAAGAATCTCAGGGAAACATCAATTACATACCGCCGTTGCAAGGTAGACTCGACGGAGATGTGGCCATACTGAAAACTGGAACGTTTGGAATTCCAGGAGACCTAAAACTAATGGTCGAACGCTGTGAACCCTCTTGTGGTGTTTTAACTAACATAACGTCAGATCACCTTGAGAACCGTCATGATTTCGTCAATTATGCCCAGAATATTCCATAA
- a CDS encoding cation diffusion facilitator family transporter — translation MKNEMKNEKPVLGYDKFLMMALLKEGPLDLGKLWEKSILFLSLIWYQQLPGKGQPLTERLFFDFLRLRSKLEDERVNKATHGVEGEMNKLIEKDWVKLNKDNKYELTDEGLNKAEEFEAHMKKEASRVDKELKPSTTARNTTFLDFFLALMKLSAGLVSGSMGLIADGTDATMDTISAFMVWLGIKYHREALSTLLVILGLFVASITVGSDSISHILQALNGTLNPIGLPYLVIGVEAVAILAAFFLFYYQRFVGKVNSNLTLISQSVDSKNHIFIGTSVIVGAIFAIYGIYYVDAIIGLFIAVGIFRDAVSLLRDVISARQGKEEDYSQFKMPLEECWEENKLIAFRNWILYVIWAEKLKTRHEIVSSLQRVFHPENYIPVLSELKATCSHDYDFEGKFETLIKPLKEHELLIEEIEEYDLTEKGGKHLEVFIHNFKYYDVHQSDDILLAMARDESIDYDA, via the coding sequence ATGAAAAATGAAATGAAAAATGAAAAACCAGTGCTGGGATATGATAAATTCCTGATGATGGCCCTTCTAAAGGAAGGCCCACTTGATCTGGGAAAATTATGGGAAAAATCTATACTGTTCTTATCATTGATCTGGTACCAGCAGTTACCAGGTAAGGGCCAGCCATTGACAGAAAGGCTATTTTTCGATTTTTTACGTCTGCGCTCTAAACTAGAAGATGAGAGGGTTAATAAGGCCACTCACGGTGTTGAGGGTGAAATGAATAAATTAATCGAAAAAGATTGGGTTAAATTAAATAAAGATAATAAATATGAACTAACTGATGAAGGATTAAATAAAGCTGAAGAATTTGAAGCTCATATGAAGAAAGAGGCTTCAAGGGTAGATAAAGAATTAAAACCTTCTACCACAGCTAGAAATACCACTTTTCTCGACTTTTTTTTGGCTCTTATGAAACTCTCTGCGGGTTTAGTAAGCGGCAGTATGGGGTTAATTGCTGATGGAACAGATGCTACCATGGATACAATTTCTGCTTTTATGGTTTGGCTGGGAATCAAATATCATCGGGAAGCTTTAAGCACTCTGCTGGTTATTTTAGGACTATTTGTGGCTTCCATTACCGTAGGAAGTGATTCTATATCCCATATATTGCAGGCTTTAAATGGAACTTTAAATCCAATTGGCTTACCATATCTGGTTATAGGTGTGGAAGCAGTGGCCATATTAGCTGCATTTTTCCTCTTTTATTATCAGCGCTTCGTGGGAAAAGTTAACTCTAACTTAACCCTGATTTCTCAATCTGTGGATTCTAAAAATCATATATTTATTGGTACTTCAGTCATAGTGGGGGCTATTTTTGCCATCTACGGTATTTACTATGTTGATGCTATCATAGGACTTTTTATAGCAGTAGGAATATTTAGAGATGCCGTTAGTTTACTACGGGACGTTATTTCCGCACGTCAAGGAAAAGAAGAAGATTATTCACAGTTTAAAATGCCACTGGAAGAATGCTGGGAAGAAAATAAATTAATTGCCTTCAGAAACTGGATATTGTACGTCATATGGGCTGAAAAACTAAAAACACGCCACGAAATTGTTTCATCCCTCCAAAGGGTTTTTCACCCTGAAAATTACATTCCAGTGCTCAGTGAGCTCAAAGCCACTTGTTCGCATGATTATGATTTTGAAGGAAAATTTGAAACTCTTATAAAACCATTAAAAGAACATGAACTTTTAATTGAGGAAATTGAAGAGTATGATTTAACAGAAAAAGGCGGGAAACATCTGGAAGTTTTCATACACAATTTCAAATACTACGACGTGCATCAGTCTGACGACATACTGTTAGCCATGGCTCGGGATGAAAGTATTGATTATGATGCCTGA
- a CDS encoding multiprotein bridging factor aMBF1 has protein sequence MRCEICGKKIVEKPIKTKIEGSIMLTCKDCSKFGKVQREPPKPKRPGAAKGIRRQYKPIEPVYEVLENYNEIIRMAREKKRWSREELGEKIYEKASVVSRIESAKMVPDIKLAKKFERILKVELLEKTSDVTQEDTGPSNVKGTTIGDIARIKRH, from the coding sequence ATGAGATGCGAGATATGTGGAAAAAAAATAGTTGAAAAACCAATTAAAACAAAAATTGAAGGATCAATAATGCTCACGTGCAAAGACTGTTCCAAGTTTGGTAAAGTTCAAAGAGAACCTCCAAAACCGAAAAGACCAGGAGCTGCAAAGGGTATAAGGAGACAGTATAAACCAATTGAGCCTGTTTATGAAGTTCTTGAAAATTATAATGAAATTATAAGGATGGCACGGGAGAAAAAAAGGTGGTCTCGTGAGGAATTGGGCGAGAAGATATACGAAAAGGCTTCCGTTGTAAGTAGAATAGAATCCGCTAAAATGGTTCCAGATATAAAACTTGCAAAAAAATTTGAAAGAATCCTCAAGGTTGAACTTCTTGAAAAAACAAGTGATGTAACACAGGAAGATACTGGGCCTTCAAATGTAAAAGGAACTACTATTGGTGATATAGCCCGGATAAAAAGACATTAA
- a CDS encoding DUF356 domain-containing protein: protein MALILIRAENQKKLLNTLADIERHAKLKIEGKPRVIPSESADKIVKEIIKQKLRSKSEIAVITKVEDDTTKSIVHVRKIHPPAHVMVISEEYKEFKEIEKNFKELPPFKGYYSHKNKGKKP, encoded by the coding sequence ATGGCTTTAATTTTAATAAGAGCAGAAAATCAAAAAAAACTTTTAAATACTCTTGCAGACATTGAAAGACATGCAAAACTGAAAATAGAGGGAAAACCTCGAGTTATACCTTCCGAATCCGCTGATAAAATTGTAAAAGAAATAATTAAACAGAAATTAAGGTCAAAATCAGAAATAGCAGTTATAACAAAAGTTGAAGATGACACAACAAAGAGCATAGTCCACGTAAGAAAAATACACCCTCCAGCCCATGTAATGGTTATAAGTGAAGAGTATAAAGAGTTTAAAGAGATTGAAAAGAATTTTAAAGAACTTCCACCATTTAAAGGATATTATTCCCACAAAAATAAAGGTAAGAAACCTTGA